The window ttcTTTGAAATCTCTTCTTTTCCTTATTCCCTCCAATTCTATAACATATTCCCATATCTTCTATCAATATTTAAATCATATCTTTTTGTTGGAAATCTGATTTGGGGCTTCCTTCATCGATTCACCTGCTTCTCTCCCAGGTATCCTATTctgattattattttaattttgattatgcCTAATAGCTATTCTTTTAACTTGCTAGTAGCTCTCTTAACATGAATCTTTCATTGCTTTGGatttatcttcttctttttttttttaattagaaagtttattactttgtgaatatatatatgacatttgGGTTATGGGTTTTGTTGTTTGATTCCTAAAGTTGAAGTgtatctactttttttttttttcttatgaagATTGTGTTCAATTTAGGTTGTTAGAATACGAATTTATGGAGCCTTTTGCAAATGTAGGTTGTGAGTATGAATTTTAAGACCCTTTGTAATCTTATTTAGTGGGTTATTAATAACACTCCCTCTCTCAGTTTAGTCTCATTCGAGGATTCTTAGCTTTTAGATGTTatagttttgttagattttttgGAATATGATTGACTCGCTAGGGGATGTTTGAGTTTGTCTTTAGGATAGCGTTTTCAAAACAGATTTATGTGTTTAGAACAAGCAATTCCTTCCTGCGTTTTGAAAACAGCTGGAAAGCGCATATAGCCACTTTTCCGCCAAACACATTTTCCTAATTATTTACGTTATGCAACCACAATTATCAAATAATCTCTTCAAAATGCAACACAAACACCATCTAAGAACCAGATAATCAGTTGAATAAAAACAGGTTATGGAAAATATTGTTTGGATGCTCTTCTGCTGTTTGAAGTTGTAATGATCAGATAATCAGATGTTTGGGTATTTGGTGAAATCTGGTAGCGAAGACGATTTTATTGATTCATGAAAGAATAGACACTCTGCATCTAAAAAAAGTTGACAACTTGTgaagttcaaaaaaataaataaataaaaaaaaattacaaaatcaaggTTATAATGAGGGGTGCATAAGTGATTTTATGTTACCTGACCATATTCAGTTTAGTTGCAGCTGGTCTGGACCTAAATATACGAAACAGAAATAATCAGATCTTCAGAAGCGTTTAATTTGTTTGTCCAAAACTTGACAATGATCAGACTATCAGTTCCAAATGACCAAACACCCTATGAGTTTCTCTTTAGGCCTGATGAGATAGTATCACATGATTAAGTTTGTTGACGTGGCATCCCATCTTAACTGTATGAATTTTGTTCCATCCATAAGTCCTTGTTTCGGgactactttttattatttcatatttttagttgatttgaGTGTTAAAAGTTCAGGTTTTTACTTTGTGCTTTAGGTGTTATAGTGGAACTTCAAATGTAATTACATGATAATATTTGAAcaggaaaataaaataaaaaataaaagaatacaaCGACTAATGACATCTCGAACAATGAGGAGAAGACTCCATCATGGGGATGTCGATGGTAAAAAGCGCGAGCATTTAGTAGCTGCAGATTTGGATGACCTAAATGAACCTTTACTTGGTAATAATGATGAGTACAGGGCTAAACAGTTAGAGGTATTTCCATCTTCCTAATTTCTCTTCTATCAAAACATACTTACTATACGAAGTCACTGCATTTATTGCCGGTATCTTTGCATCTTAGGTACAAAGGCTTGAAGATATTCTGTAcgatgaaaaaagaaaagaaagccTCCACTGGACATTTCTATTCTCTCACATAATTTCGGAATGGGCACAATGGTTAGGTATGATATTTAATGAGTTTATTTGTCATGGTCACTGCAATCCTTTACAAGCCTGAACATGTTTGACTTCCTTTAAggatattattttaatatctaTGAAACTTAAGTTTCAAGTAATTCTTTGTAATGAAACCAAAATAAACATCTTGGCTTTCTTGTGTAAGTATTGCTATGTTCAGTGTTCCTGACCAAATTCAGCTTCTTCTTTTCCAGCAAAACTTATACTTGGATCTGGATCATTTATTGCACGGATTTTGATGTCGCCTTCAACACCCGGAAATTTTCTTCCGCCCCCACTTACTCCATTACAGGTATAAATATAATTGGTGGCATTGAAATATGTtttctttcatatattatttcatACACATTTCTGAACAAGAAATATATTACATCGTCAAGCATAACGAACCCTGATTATCTGTATATTCCTAATAAGTACTTTATATTTGTCCGAAATAACAAACATAGTTCAGTTGTTTCTTTCACTTTTAATAAAGTACAATGTACACATTTCATTGATTAGGAGGCAAGGCTTGGAACTCTGCAGAAAAGATTGGAGGTCCCTTTTGATGGTTCATGTTTGGAGCATCAAGTAAACATTCATTACTTGTTACATcccattttttttctatatgtgTATTCTCGCTTAATTTTACAATTTAAAGAAGTAGCATATAATATAAGTCGTGTTGCAGGATGCACTTAGGGAATTATGGAGGTCAGCTTATCCAAATAGGGAACTTCCGGGGCTTAAATCAGAACTTTGGAAGGAGATGGGCTGGCAAGGAAATGATCCTTCTACAGATTTCAGGTAATCTTATCTGTTAATCATGTACAGATAAAATATGTATGCAAATTTTCAAACTTGAATGTTATATCTGCAGGGGTGGAGGATTCATATCTCTTCAAAATCTTATCTTCTTTGCGCATACATATCCGGTTCGTTTTTTGATTTCACAGATTATCTGAGTTTTAATTTTGGTGATTAAGAATCCAGGACTTCCTTTTGATTTTACGTTAGGGTTTCATTTTAGTTTTATGATATTTAGAAATTTTGatcttttcaaaagaaaaataaaattcaagaaGAACATGGCGGTTGAAGATATAAAGAGTAATATTGCCATCTGCCATCACGTGATGTTATTTGGACTTAATTGtgtaattgaaatatttttggACTCCAATTGGTTATTGTTCAAAACTAGAACTTAAAGATGAAATCCATAATTATGGTATAAACAAAAGGGTGCAAGGACGGGCTTAggaatttactttttttatatatatataaacaggaAGCTTTTCAAAACCTTCTAAACAAAAAAGATGGAAGTAGAGCAGAATGGGAGTATCCTTTTGCTGTAGCTGGTATCAATATTTCTTTCATGTTGGTGCAAATGTTGGATATTCAGTCAGGTATAGATCTATTTCCTGCTACCTACATTTTTATGTTCATTGTACGTTGAATGAATTATTGCAACTTCTATTTTGGTTTATTTTCATATGATACCTAAATTTCTAATTGAGAATAGAGAAACTAGATACCTCTCCAATAGTAGTTTTACCAAATTTTGCTTGTCAAATATTGATGTGTGTGGTGTGTCATAAATAATGGCTAAGCTGAGGACCAAAACAACCAATTCCTTGTTCAGAAACTAAAAGAACTGTTCTTTTAAAGACACAAAATTGCAGTTGCTAAATAGTCAAAGGACAATTTTGTGCAATATATAGATGATGGTTAGTAGTTGGTTCATTTTGGCATTCACTTATCAGCATGTATCCCTGAAGTGTTAAGAATTATGATTTGACAAAAACACTCATATATAATGCTTCTAAATGTATTTGCAGGGTTGCCAACATCTTTAT is drawn from Erigeron canadensis isolate Cc75 chromosome 9, C_canadensis_v1, whole genome shotgun sequence and contains these coding sequences:
- the LOC122581374 gene encoding ELMO domain-containing protein A; the protein is MTSRTMRRRLHHGDVDGKKREHLVAADLDDLNEPLLGNNDEYRAKQLEVQRLEDILYDEKRKESLHWTFLFSHIISEWAQWLAKLILGSGSFIARILMSPSTPGNFLPPPLTPLQEARLGTLQKRLEVPFDGSCLEHQDALRELWRSAYPNRELPGLKSELWKEMGWQGNDPSTDFRGGGFISLQNLIFFAHTYPEAFQNLLNKKDGSRAEWEYPFAVAGINISFMLVQMLDIQSGLPTSLSGMRFLQFLSNDESAFDELFCVAFKLLDVHWLARRASYMEFNEVMKSTRVQLERELAIEDVTCVKDLPAYNLLR